AGTCGACCTGCAGATCCCGCAGGGCAAAGGCGAGATCGATCACGTCTTCTTCCGTCTCCCCCATGCCGATGATGCCGCCGCAGCAGGTGGCGAGGCCGGCACGGCGCACAGCCCGCATGGTTTCGATGCGGTCCTCATACGAGTGGGTAGAGCAGATCTCCGGATAAAATCGGCGGCTGGTGTTCAAATTATGATTCACCCAGCCTACGCCCGCGGCTTTGAGTGTGCGGGCGGTTTCTTCCCCCATCAAGCCGAGGGAGACGCACAGTTCGAGATGCGGAAACTCGGCCTTGATCGCGTGTGCCGCTGCCGTGAAGCGGGCGACATCCGTCTGGCTGGGACCGCGGCCGCTCGCCGCCATGCAGTAGCGGCGGGCGCCGGTCGCTACGGCTCGGCGCGCGCCGGTCAAGAGCTCCGCAACCGAATCGAGGCGGTAGCGCGGAATGGCAGCCTCGGAAATGGCGGATTGCGAACAGTAGTGACAATCCTCCGGACACAAACCGCTGCGGGCGTTTCGCAGCAGGCAGATCTTCACCCGCCGCCCCCAGTAGCGCTCCCGAACGCGGAACGCGGCATGCAGCACTTCTGGTAAATCCTCATCCGGC
This is a stretch of genomic DNA from Candidatus Binatia bacterium. It encodes these proteins:
- the bioB gene encoding biotin synthase BioB gives rise to the protein MRSAVSTVCQATPLNPLADAVLAGTEIDREQAFAILNAPDEDLPEVLHAAFRVRERYWGRRVKICLLRNARSGLCPEDCHYCSQSAISEAAIPRYRLDSVAELLTGARRAVATGARRYCMAASGRGPSQTDVARFTAAAHAIKAEFPHLELCVSLGLMGEETARTLKAAGVGWVNHNLNTSRRFYPEICSTHSYEDRIETMRAVRRAGLATCCGGIIGMGETEEDVIDLAFALRDLQVDSLPVNFLHPIDGTPMAKRRELTPGYCLRALCLFRFTNPASEIRVAGGREFNLGWFQALALYPANSIFVEGYLTTPGQAAEAARRMIIETGFEVESVTEH